The Mycobacterium riyadhense sequence CGGTGGTAGTGCCTAGTCGCTTTTGCAGCCGGGCGATCTCACCGCGCATCTGCACCCGCAGTTTGGCGTCCAGATTCGACAGCGGCTCGTCCATCAGAAACGCCTTGGGATGACGCACAATTGCGCGGCCCATCGCGACCCGCTGTCGCTGTCCACCAGACAATTGGGATGGCTTACGATCCAGAAGCCCAGTCAGGTCAAGGATTTTGGCCGTTTCCTCGACCTTCTGCGCGATTTCCGCCTTCCTCATCTTCGCCAGGGTGAGCGGAAACGCGATATTCTGCCGCACGGTCATATGCGGGTAAAGGGCGTACGACTGAAAGACCATGGCGATGTCGCGGTCCTTGGGCGCCTTCTCGTTCACCCGCTCGCCGCCGATGCGCAGCTCTCCCGACGAGATATCCTCAAGTCCAGCAATCATATTCAGTGTCGTGGTCTTGCCACACCCGGACGGTCCCACCAAGATCAGGAATTCTCCGTCGGCGATGGTGATGTTCAGGTCGCGCACCGCGGTGTGACCGTCGGGGTAGCTCTTGTTGACATGCTCCAACACAATCTCGGCCATCGCGCTATCCCTTCACAGCGCCAGAGGTCAACCCGGCGACAATCCGTCGTTGGAAAATCAGAACAAAGACAATGATCGGGACCGTGATCACGATCGCGCCGGCCGCGATCGATCCGGTTGGCTCTTCGAACTGCGAACTGCCGGTGAAATTGGCGATCGCCACCGGCGCGGTGATCGCCGCCTTAGTGGCCGTCAACGACAGCGCGAGCAGCAGGTCGTTCCACGCGAAAATGAATACCAGGATGGCCGCCGTCACCAGTCCCGGAGCCGCTAGCGGCGCAATAACTTTGCGGAAAGCCTGTCCCGGCGTCGCACCATCCATCTTGGCCGCCTTTTCCAGATCCCACGGGATCTCGCGGAAAAACGCCGACAGCGTGTAGATGGCAAGCGGCAATGCAAACGTGATGTACGGCAGGATCAACCCCGGCCAGGTGTCGAACAGGCCCACCGCACGCTCGATATTGAACAGCGGCGTCACCAGCGATATCGCCGGGAACATGGTGATCAGCAAGGTGATACCGATAAGCAGCCGCTTACCCGGGAAATCCAGCCGGGCAATCGCATAAGCGGCCATCGCGCCGAGCAGCACCGCGATCACGGTGGTGATCAATCCGATTCCGATGGAGTTGACCAGGGCCGAGCTAAAGAAATCGCCCCGGAAGATGCCGCGGTAGTTGTCCAAAGTCACCGACGACGGAATCAGCTTGCCGTCCTTGACCATTGACGTGGGTTTGAGAGACAGGCTGAAAATCCACAGCACCGGCAGCAACACGTACACCACCACCAAGGTGTCGATGACGGCCCAAAACGTGGCGCGCCGGGCGCCCAATGGCTCACCTCCCATCGGCCGCACCTCCCGGCGCCGCGGCGCCGAACAGCTTGATGAAGATGAACGCGATCAGCGCCACGCAGCCGAATATCAGCACGCTAATCGCCGAACCGAGCCCCACGTTGAAACCCTTGAACAGGTTGTCGTAGCCAAGGATTGACACCGACTGAGTACCGTTCTCGCCCCCGGTGAGCACATAGATGTTGTCGAAGATTCGGAATGCATCGAGCGTCCGGAACAACAACGCGACCACCACGGCCGGCTTGATGATCGGCAAGATGACCTTCGTCAGCCGACGCCACGCGCCCGCGCCGTCCACCTGCGCGGCCTGCAACAAATCCTCGGGCACCAACGCCAACCCGGCCAGCAGCAGCAGCGACATGAACGGCGTCGTCTTCCAGACCTCGGCGATGACGACGACGGCCAGCGACGGGATCTGCTGAGTCAGCGGCGCGCTACCGGTCGGCAGCAGGTTGGCCAGGTACCCAGTCCCCGGCGTCCAGGCGTAATACCAGCTATAGGAGGCGACCACGGTGACGATGCCGTACGGGATCAACACCGCGGTGCGCACCAACCCCTTGCCGAGCAACGTGCGGTGCATCACCAGCGCCAGCGACAGGCCCAGCACGAACTCGAACGTCACCGAAACCACCGTGATCGCCAGCGTCACTGCAAGCGCAATCCACCAATACCGGTCGGTCAGGATCGTTTGGTAGTTGCCCAGCCCGATGAAGGCGGTGTCGTTGGGGGTAGCCAGGTTATTGCGCTGCAGGCTTAGCCACACCGCGTACCCGATCGGGTAGGCCGTCACCGCCAACATCAACATCGCCGCGGGTGTCACCAGCAGCAACGCCAGGCGCCGCTCGGCGCTCATAGCCCCCGCGTGCGTCACGGCAGCAGACCCCTACCGTCGATGGCCTTTTGCGCCTGCGCGGCGAGTTCGTCGGCCGTGCGCTCCGGATCGATCGCCGTGATAGGACTCAGCGCCGCCGCGAGCCGGATGGACAATGCCTGGTAGACCGGTGTCGCCGGACGCACCGCGGCGTCGGTGAGCTGCTGGCGGATGATGGTGTACATCGGATACGTCGCCTGGAATTGCGGGTCGGAGTACAGCGAAGACCGCACCGCCGGCAAGCCCCCCTCGATCGACACGTACTTCTGATTCTGCAGGTTCCGCAGGCACCTCACCGCCTCGAACGCCTCTGCCTTGTGACGCGTGGTGCTGGCCACCGCCAGGTTCAGCCCGCCGATCGTCACCTTGGCCGGCCGACCGGGCGACACACCCGGATAAGGCGCGAAACCGAACACCTGCTGGCTGGCCTGGTACGCGATGCGGAACTGTTCTTCGGTGGGCTCGAAGGTCCCGACGTTGTTCACGCTGCCGGCCAACTCCGGAATCCGGTTGAGCGGCAAGAACGGCACGCCGCCCTTCACCGCATTCTCCAGCAAGGACGCCAGCACGAACGGCCAGTTGACCTCGAGCGCGGCCTTACCCTGTTCCACCGCTAACCGGGCGGTGCCCTCGTCGGTCCGGGTGATCGAGGGATCGGCGCCCGGCGCGGTAGCCACCGACTTCAGGATCTGCAGCGCGCTGACGGTGGCCGCGCGGTGTTCCGGGGTGTCGGTCAAGGTGACGCGCTTGCCGTCCTCGGAGAGCACCTGACCGCCAGCGCTAACCAGCAACGTGTTGAACCACACGACCAGACCCTCACCCTCGTTGGCCTGTACGGCGATCCAGCTGGGCTGGCCCGCGGCGTGCAGGCGGCTCGCCTCGGACACCATGTCGCTCCAGCTCGGTGGCGGTTGCCTCACCAAATCCGCTCGGTACCAAAGTAACTGGGTATTTGTGGTAACGGGCGCGCCATACAGACGATGCTTCCAGGTGGCCGTTGCCAGCGGGCCCGGCAAGGTGTCGGTGGTGGCGTCGTCCTCGGCTTCGCCGGCCGGGTCCTGCGATAGCGGCAGCGCCCACCCGGCTTCGGCGAACTCGGCGGTCCACACCACGTCCATTGCCATCACATCCAGGGTGCGGTCGTTGCCGGTCAGCCGTCGAGCCAGCTGCAACCGCTGTTCGTCGGGCGATCTGGGCAGGCTGATCTGCTGGATGGCGAACCGGCCACCGAATTGCTGAGTGCAGCGCTGCGCAATGGCGGTAAAAGTCGTCCCGTCGGTGGCCGGCGTGTAGAGACTGA is a genomic window containing:
- a CDS encoding carbohydrate ABC transporter permease; translation: MGARRATFWAVIDTLVVVYVLLPVLWIFSLSLKPTSMVKDGKLIPSSVTLDNYRGIFRGDFFSSALVNSIGIGLITTVIAVLLGAMAAYAIARLDFPGKRLLIGITLLITMFPAISLVTPLFNIERAVGLFDTWPGLILPYITFALPLAIYTLSAFFREIPWDLEKAAKMDGATPGQAFRKVIAPLAAPGLVTAAILVFIFAWNDLLLALSLTATKAAITAPVAIANFTGSSQFEEPTGSIAAGAIVITVPIIVFVLIFQRRIVAGLTSGAVKG
- a CDS encoding carbohydrate ABC transporter permease, translating into MSAERRLALLLVTPAAMLMLAVTAYPIGYAVWLSLQRNNLATPNDTAFIGLGNYQTILTDRYWWIALAVTLAITVVSVTFEFVLGLSLALVMHRTLLGKGLVRTAVLIPYGIVTVVASYSWYYAWTPGTGYLANLLPTGSAPLTQQIPSLAVVVIAEVWKTTPFMSLLLLAGLALVPEDLLQAAQVDGAGAWRRLTKVILPIIKPAVVVALLFRTLDAFRIFDNIYVLTGGENGTQSVSILGYDNLFKGFNVGLGSAISVLIFGCVALIAFIFIKLFGAAAPGGAADGR
- a CDS encoding extracellular solute-binding protein encodes the protein MRARKLITIVLATLSTASVVSACGSGGGGLVISLYTPATDGTTFTAIAQRCTQQFGGRFAIQQISLPRSPDEQRLQLARRLTGNDRTLDVMAMDVVWTAEFAEAGWALPLSQDPAGEAEDDATTDTLPGPLATATWKHRLYGAPVTTNTQLLWYRADLVRQPPPSWSDMVSEASRLHAAGQPSWIAVQANEGEGLVVWFNTLLVSAGGQVLSEDGKRVTLTDTPEHRAATVSALQILKSVATAPGADPSITRTDEGTARLAVEQGKAALEVNWPFVLASLLENAVKGGVPFLPLNRIPELAGSVNNVGTFEPTEEQFRIAYQASQQVFGFAPYPGVSPGRPAKVTIGGLNLAVASTTRHKAEAFEAVRCLRNLQNQKYVSIEGGLPAVRSSLYSDPQFQATYPMYTIIRQQLTDAAVRPATPVYQALSIRLAAALSPITAIDPERTADELAAQAQKAIDGRGLLP